One window of the Eucalyptus grandis isolate ANBG69807.140 chromosome 8, ASM1654582v1, whole genome shotgun sequence genome contains the following:
- the LOC104456532 gene encoding polyubiquitin 8 — MRVIVVVSGRELATEVTRQETVLEIKQRLERFLGIPTSSQTLAVCGLELVDGLDMDDYPFIIEGTKIQLTVEDANRPLSNGYSKMQVVVKFPTRKISVEVDQTETVHSLKEKIHILEGTPISRMSLFFSGRELEDDFRSLTEYGVGESSEIVIFLKNSSRQRHEPPSRRLSIVVQTSSSLLNAAAIPLEMKDSCTVGDLRQMLLSRQILPADDYIFIHKQRLMRCDCSLRWHGVEDGETLYVFRGTVTRGSF, encoded by the coding sequence ATGAGGGTGATTGTTGTCGTGTCGGGGCGCGAACTGGCGACCGAAGTCACCCGCCAAGAGACCGTCCTGGAAATCAAGCAGAGATTGGAACGGTTTCTCGGTATCCCGACATCCTCACAAACTCTAGCCGTGTGCGGGTTGGAATTAGTAGACGGCCTCGACATGGATGACTACCCTTTCATCATCGAAGGAACCAAAATCCAACTCACCGTTGAAGACGCCAATCGTCCTCTATCTAATGGCTATAGCAAAATGCAGGTCGTCGTGAAGTTCCCCACGAGGAAAATCAGTGTGGAAGTCGATCAGACCGAGACGGTCCACAGCCTCAAGGAGAAGATACACATCCTGGAGGGTACGCCGATCTCCAGGATGTCGCTCTTCTTCTCCGGGAGAGAATTGGAGGACGATTTCCGGTCTCTGACCGAGTACGGTGTTGGGGAGTCTTCGGAAATAGTTATCTTCCTAAAGAACAGCAGCAGGCAGAGGCACGAGCCCCCTAGTAGGAGGCTCAGCATCGTGGTCCAGACCTCGTCGAGCCTGCTCAATGCAGCCGCAATTCCTCTGGAAATGAAGGACTCCTGCACCGTGGGTGACTTGAGGCAGATGCTGCTGAGCCGCCAGATTCTTCCCGCGGATGACTATATCTTCATACACAAGCAGAGGCTGATGCGCTGTGATTGCAGCCTGCGTTGGCACGGCGTGGAGGACGGCGAGACGCTCTATGTATTCAGAGGCACCGTGACGCGTGGTTCCTTCTGA
- the LOC104439768 gene encoding MYB-like transcription factor ETC1 isoform X2 yields MSRLDHSSDDSYADSREDVSQDSKLEFSEDEETLITRMFKLVGERWSLIAGRIPGRTAEEIEKFWTSRYSTSED; encoded by the exons ATGTCTCGCCTGGACCATTCCTCTGATGATTCGTATGCGGACTCTAGAG AGGATGTCAGTCAAGATTCTAAGCTGGAATTCTCGGAAGATGAGGAGACGCTCATAACTAGAATGTTCAAGCTAGTTGGCGAGAG GTGGTCGCTAATTGCCGGGAGAATTCCAGGGAGAACGGCGGAGGAAATCGAGAAGTTCTGGACTTCAAGATACTCGACCAGCGAAGACTGA
- the LOC104439768 gene encoding MYB-like transcription factor ETC1 isoform X1, whose protein sequence is MSRLDHSSDDSYADSRAEDVSQDSKLEFSEDEETLITRMFKLVGERWSLIAGRIPGRTAEEIEKFWTSRYSTSED, encoded by the exons ATGTCTCGCCTGGACCATTCCTCTGATGATTCGTATGCGGACTCTAGAG CAGAGGATGTCAGTCAAGATTCTAAGCTGGAATTCTCGGAAGATGAGGAGACGCTCATAACTAGAATGTTCAAGCTAGTTGGCGAGAG GTGGTCGCTAATTGCCGGGAGAATTCCAGGGAGAACGGCGGAGGAAATCGAGAAGTTCTGGACTTCAAGATACTCGACCAGCGAAGACTGA
- the LOC104456511 gene encoding uncharacterized protein LOC104456511, which translates to MARRRLKLCCITSVVFLVILIAIIVTLSFTIFKPKDPQITIQPVGLKNFNFNITGVTLNTLVTIHNPNYGSFEYKNVTGYVNYRGSTVAEVPIAHNKIPARAKVNMTTSTDLIVGKLISNPSFWEDIGSGYLNFSATATLPGKVSLAKIFKFRATTYTSCYILIYIQSQDADSKCITKIKL; encoded by the coding sequence ATGGCTCGCCGACGTCTCAAACTATGCTGCATCACCTCGGTGGTATTCTTAGTCATTCTCATCGCCATCATCGTGACCTTATCCTTCACGATCTTCAAGCCCAAAGATCCTCAGATTACGATCCAGCCCGTTGGCCTCAAGAACTTCAACTTCAACATCACAGGCGTCACGTTAAACACGCTCGTCACAATCCACAACCCAAACTACGGCAGCTTTGAGTACAAGAACGTGACCGGTTACGTTAACTACCGCGGGTCGACGGTGGCTGAAGTCCCCATCGCGCACAACAAGATTCCCGCTCGGGCAAAAGTCAACATGACCACTTCGACGGATCTGATCGTTGGTAAATTGATATCGAACCCGAGTTTCTGGGAAGACATTGGCTCGGGCTACTTGAACTTCTCTGCTACGGCGACTTTGCCTGGGAAAGTCAGTCTGGCCAAGATCTTTAAGTTCCGTGCCACCACTTATACCTCCTGCTACATCTTAATTTACATTCAATCTCAGGATGCGGACTCTAAATGCATTACCAAGATAAAGCTATAA